AGGGCAGGGGAGTTTCCCTTCAGCGCATCGTGGGCGGCAATGCAAAGGATCGGTCTGATTCTTTTACCGCCGGCAAAAAGGCTGTACCTCGCAGCCTCAACTACCCTGGCTTCAAGCCCGCTCGTCTGAGGGAGAAACCTTTCCAGAGCTTCGTCAACTCTGGCTTTCTGCTCTTTGAGGTATGCGGAAAGATTAAATTCCATTTTTTCCTCTCCCGGGATCAGACCTCCAACCCTGGGTTTCGTCGTCGTCAGATCCGGGGTTGAAGGCTTCCACAGTCCACCTCTGATTGGTTTCCCTGATCACCTTTTGCACTTTTTGCTCGGCTTCATCAAGGCGTTTCTGACAGAATTCAACGAGCTTCATGCCTTCGACGAACATTTCTATAGCAGCTTCCAGGGGGATCTGCCCGCCTTCCAGCTCCTGAACTATGAACTCAAGTCGTTCAAAGGCTTCCTCCAGGGTAACGGCTCTGACGGGGTCACTGCGTTTTTTCCCGGTCATCAAACTTCTCCACTCCCTCAAGTCTTTCGTTTACGGTACACCTGAGACCACCTGAAGCCAGCAGGACATTTACCTCCTCGCCCACCTCAACTCCGGAAGCCTCCTTCAACAGGGTCCCATCAGAGGATCTTGTCACAATTGCATACCCTCTTTCAAGCACTCTGTAAGGACTGAGCATTCTCAAGGACGTCTCTGCCTTCTTCAACCTGACGGAACCGTCCTTCAGAACATTTGCAATTCCCCGGTTCAACTCACGATAAAGATCACCTAGGCGGCGCTTTTTTTCCTCTATTTTTTGAGGGCCAAAGGCGATCATAAGCTTTGCTTCCAGTAATTCCCGGGTTCTTTGCTTGCCTTCAATAAGCCCTTTTACCGCCCGTATAATCCTTTCCTGACGGTCGTCGAGATAAAGCCTTTTGTCGTCCACCCATCTCTGGGGATCTCTGAGTCTTTTCCGGTTGAAGTCCAGCCTGTTTTTGTACCGATCCAGAAGATGCAGTATTGAGGTGATAAGAGTAGCTTGAATCCTGCCGGCTTTTTCCAGAATTTCCTTCTGGCGTTTAACTATGATTTCTGCCGCCGCCGTGGGAGTCGGCGCCCGGCAGTCGGCGACAAAATCACAGATTGTATA
This sequence is a window from Thermodesulforhabdus norvegica. Protein-coding genes within it:
- the xseB gene encoding exodeoxyribonuclease VII small subunit, with amino-acid sequence MTGKKRSDPVRAVTLEEAFERLEFIVQELEGGQIPLEAAIEMFVEGMKLVEFCQKRLDEAEQKVQKVIRETNQRWTVEAFNPGSDDDETQGWRSDPGRGKNGI